A genomic window from Triticum urartu cultivar G1812 chromosome 7, Tu2.1, whole genome shotgun sequence includes:
- the LOC125519946 gene encoding hydrophobic protein OSR8-like, whose protein sequence is MGLCSCCCRCLEIMCAILLPPLGVCLRHGCCSMEFWISVLLTILGYLPGVLYAAYVICSVDPDRVRRRDDDYIYVA, encoded by the exons ATGGGGCTGTGCTCGTGCTGCTGCCGGTGCCTGGAGATCATGTGCGCCATCCTCCTCCCGCCCCTCGGCGTCTGCCTCCGCCACGGCTGCTGCTCC ATGGAGTTCTGGATCAGCGTGCTGCTCACCATCCTCGGCTACCTGCCGGGCGTCCTCTACGCCGCCTACGTCATCTGCTCCGTCGACCCCGACCGCGTCCGCCGCCGCGACGACGACTACATCTACGTCGCCTGA
- the LOC125519942 gene encoding ABC transporter C family member 13, which translates to MDFLCPGDPTVWDGRRFAPCFADLVLGLGGNVVAAVAVLALFIARRNASRAENVRRRLPEKLFVFGIPSFAACLSLLGLIVLVKKKIEGIDVPNHESFFRCSQFLAWVAVLISANGPWSEILCNPIICICWMLKILLEIPHLQYRLTEMKAMAYVTEIVSFSTSITFGLFLIVITAVHKLCNKREVNSIEAPLIPNNENSEAENANLVNKQHNVWELLTFKSVNPMMDIGIRRQLDFTDLLELPAELRTASCYDKLLSSWTAEHQKYHADSSLLRAMFYAYGWSYLRLGILKVINDSISFVSPLLLNKFIKLIQEGSVGMDGYIIAISLGLTSIIKSFLDTQYSFRLAKLKLMLRSSMMGIVYRKCLCLSLSERSRFSEGEIQTFMSVDVDRTVNICNNLHDAWSFPLQIGLALYLLYTQVNYAFLSGLAITIILIPVNKWISTRIATATQKMMKQKDERISCAGELLAHIRTVKMYSWDKLFTQRLNKRRELEVKHLATRKYLDAWCVYFWATTPTLFSLFTFSIFAIMGHSLDAATVFTCVALFNTLISPLNSLPWVINGMIDSVISSRRLHNYLSTPEHCSSELTISTDIVKDDFNRNTETINDPTAVIIRNLCCSWSSISTVEPHIILRDISLQLQKGLFIAIVGEVGSGKSSLLNSIIGEMSVISGSINSCGSIAYVPQVPWILSGSLRDNILLGKGFDTRRYEEVIQACTLDVDISTMTGGDMSHIGEKGLNLSGGQRARLALVRALYHDSDVYLFDDILSAVDSQVASWILEKAIMGPQMKRKTRLLSTHNLQAIYAADMIVVMGNGFVKWFGTLDSFLETPYSKISNPDSSSAVSATSSRKDKGPSTAEFKTKDVLDNGSEVDQEEQRDQTEAEGRKEGMVEIIVYKKYATLAGWSMVFLIFVSALLMQASRNGNDLWLTYWVDSSSGTNNTRFYLTILAGFGIINSFFTLGRAFSFAYGGLCAAIQIHADLLGSLIGAPVSFFDQNPSGRILNRLSSDLYTVDDSLPFILNIFVANFFGLLGTLVVLCYSQVTFLLILVPLWLIYSKVQFYYRSTSREVRRLDSVARSPIYSSFTETLDGSSTIRAFQKEGFFLERFIQQLTLYQKTSYSELTASLWLSLRLQLLAGLIILFIAVISVVGFHSNSPVKFGTPGLVGLALSYAAPVVSLLNGFLTTFTETEKEMISVERVVEYVGIPQEELQGSESPDRSWPTEGRIEFEHVTLRYKADLPPALNEISFHIESGMQVGIIGRTGAGKSSILNALFRLTPICNGRILVDGFDVAKVAVRDLRGHFAVVPQSPFLFDGSLRENLDPFGITTDIRIWEALEKCHMKAEIESIGGLDIHVKESGGSFSVGQRQLLCLARAILKSSKVLCLDECTANVDNQTAFLLQNTISSECKGMTVLTIAHRISTVMKMDNILVLDQGKLVEEGNPEVLMNDNRSRFSRFANASMM; encoded by the exons GGTGCTGGGGCTCGGGGGGAATGTGGTCGCCGCGGTCGCCGTCCTGGCGCTCTTCATCGCCAGGAGGAACGCGTCTAGAGCCGAG AACGTCAGGAGACGTTTACCAGAAAAGTTGTTTGTGTTCGGCATACCTAGCTTTGCAGCCTGCCTTTCTTTGCTTGGACTAATTGTGCTTGTAAAGAAGAAAATTGAAGGGATAGATGTCCCAAACCACGAATCATTCTTCAGGTGCTCCCAGTTTCTTGCATGG GTAGCTGTTCTTATCTCTGCCAATGGCCCTTGGTCCGAAATACTATGCAACCCAATCATATGCATCTGCTGGATGTTGAAGATTCTTCTAGAGATACCTCATTTGCAATACAGGCTTACAGAAATGAAG GCAATGGCATATGTTACAGAGATCGTCTCATTCTCTACATCAATTACATTTGGACTTTTTCTTATTGTCATAACTGCAGTACACAAATTATGCAACAAAAG AGAAGTTAACTCTATCGAAGCTCCCCTCATTCCGAACAATGAAAATTCTGAGGCTGAAAATGCAAACTTG GTAAATAAGCAGCACAATGTTTGGGAACTGTTGACTTTTAAGTCTGTTAATCCAATGATGGACATTGGTATCAGAAGACAACTTGACTTCACAGATCTACTTGAATTACCCGCTGAGCTCAGAACTGCTTCCTGTTATGACAAACTTCTGTCTTCCTGGACCGCTGAACATCAAAAATACCATGCTGATTCTTCTCTACTTAGAGCTATGTTTTACGCTTATGGATGGTCCTACTTACGTTTGGGCATACTAAAG GTGATAAATGACAGTATCAGTTTTGTAAGCCCACTGCTACTCAACAAGTTCATAAAGCTTATTCAAGAAG GTTCCGTTGGCATGGATGGATATATTATTGCCATTTCCCTAGGATTGACTTCGATTATCAA GTCATTTTTAGATACCCAGTACTCCTTTCGTCTTGCAAAGCTCAAGTTGATGTTGCGATCAAGCATGATGGGAATAGTTTACCGGAAG TGTCTATGCCTCAGTCTATCTGAGCGTTCTAGGTTTTCTGAAGGAGAGATTCAGACCTTCATGTCTGTTGATGTTGACCGCACAGTAAACATATGTAACAATCTTCACGATGCTTGGAG CTTCCCATTGCAGATTGGACTTGCTCTTTACCTACTTTATACACAAGTCAATTATGCATTTCTATCTGGACTTGCAATAACAATCATACTGATACCAG TGAACAAATGGATTTCTACAAGGATTGCTACTGCCACACAAAAAATGATGAAGCAAAAAGATGAGAG GATAAGTTGTGCAGGAGAACTCTTAGCACACATTAGAACAGTGAAGATGTACAGCTGGGACAAACTATTCACTCAACGCTTGAATAAAAGAAGAGAACTAGAAGTGAAGCATCTTGCG ACTCGAAAATATCTTGATGCATGGTGTGTCTATTTCTGGGCAACCACGCCAACATTGTTCTCCCTTTTCACCTTTTCCATATTTGCAATAATGGGCCACTCACTGGATGCCGCCACG GTCTTCACCTGTGTCGCACTCTTCAACACATTAATATCTCCCTTAAACTCATTGCCATGGGTTATTAATGGGATGATTGAT TCTGTTATCTCTAGCAGAAGACTGCACAACTATTTGTCTACTCCAGAGCATTGCTCTTCTGAGCTGACTATCTCAACTGACATTGTAAAGGATGACTTCAACAGAAATACTGAAACAATCAATGATCCCACAGCTGTTATAATCAGGAACCTATGCTGTTCTTGGTCTAGTATCTCCACTGTTGAGCCCCACATAATTCTCAGAGACATATCTCTGCAGCTACAGAAAGGCCTCTTCATTGCAATCGTAGGCGAG GTTGGTTCAGGCAAGTCATCTTTGCTGAACTCAATCATTGGAGAAATGTCTGTCATCAGTGGTTCTATTAACTCATGCGGTTCAATTGCATATGTACCACAG GTACCATGGATATTATCTGGTTCTTTACGAGATAACATTTTGCTTGGAAAAGGATTTGATACAAGGAG ATATGAAGAAGTAATACAAGCATGTACCCTTGATGTTGACATCTCAACAATGACTGGGGGAGATATGTCACACATTGGAGAGAAAGGTCTCAACTTATCCGGTGGACAGAGAGCCCGTCTAGCATTAGTAAG GGCTTTGTATCATGACTCTGATGTATACTTGTTTGATGATATACTTAGTGCGGTTGACTCACAAGTTGCTTCATGGATCCTGGAAAAAGCCATTATGGGACCACAAATGAAGCGAAAAACACGATTATTAAGCACCCACAATCTCCAG GCTATTTATGCTGCAGATATGATTGTGGTCATGGGCAATGGATTTGTTAAGTGGTTTGGGACATTGGACAGTTTCTTGGAAACTCCATATTCAAAAATATCTAATCCAGATAGTTCATCTGCTGTCTCAGCAACAAGTTCACGAAAAGATAAAGGACCAAGCACCGCTGAATTCAAGACTAAAGATGTGCTTGACAATGGTTCAGAGGTTGATCAGGAGGAACAAAGAGATCAGACTGAAGCAGAGGGCAGGAAAGAAGGCATGGTTGAGATAATTGTGTACAA AAAATATGCAACACTAGCAGGGTGGTCAATGGTATTTCTGATATTTGTGAGTGCACTCTTAATGCAAGCATCTCGTAATGGCAATGATCTTTGGTTAACTTACTGGGTGGATAGCAGCTCAGGCACCAATAACACAAGATTTTATCTG ACTATCCTTGCTGGGTTTGGCATAATCAACTCCTTTTTCACATTGGGAAGGGCATTTTCTTTTGCATATGGCGGTCTGTGTGCAgcaattcagatacatgctgatCTTCTTGGCAGTCTAATCGGTGCCCCGGTTTCTTTTTTCGACCAAAATCCCAGTGGCCGAATACTGAATAG ATTATCGTCGGACCTCTACACTGTTGATGATTCTCTTCCATTTATTCTCAATATATTTGTGGCCAACTTCTTTGGCTTACTTGGCACCCTTGTTGTTTTGTGTTATTCACAG GTTACGTTTCTACTCATCTTAGTCCCTCTTTGGCTTATCTACAGCAAAGTGCAG TTCTATTACAGGTCGACATCACGTGAAGTAAGACGGCTTGACAGTGTTGCTCGTTCACCTATCTATTCATCTTTTACAGAGACACTTGATGGTTCATCAACGATAAGAGCATTCCAAAAGGAG GGTTTTTTCTTAGAGAGGTTCATCCAACAACTGACACTATACCAGAAAACATCCTACTCTGAGCTTACTGCTAGTCTGTGGCTCTCATTAAGACTCCAG TTGTTGGCAGGGTTGATCATTTTGTTCATCGCCGTGATTTCCGTTGTTGGCTTCCATAGTAACTCTCCTGTTAAGTTTGGTACACCTGGACTG GTTGGCCTGGCGTTATCGTATGCAGCACCTGTTGTATCACTGTTGAATGGCTTCTTAACCACTTTTACAGAGACAGAAAAGGAAATGATCTCTGTTGAGAGGGTTGTTGAG TATGTCGGTATACCTCAAGAAGAACTCCAGGGATCAGAATCTCCTGATAGAAGTTGGCCAACAGAAGGGAGGATTGAGTTTGAGCATGTAACTCTAAGGTACAAAGCGGATCTACCACCGGCTTTGAATGAAATCTCATTCCATATTGAATCTGGCATGCAG GTTGGAATAATAGGAAGGACCGGAGCAGGAAAATCCAGTATACTGAATGCACTTTTCCGTTTAACTCCAATCTGCAATGGTCGCATCTTAGTAGATGGTTTTGATGTGGCCAAAGTTGCTGTCCGAGATCTTCGTGGACATTTTGCAGTAGTACCCCAGAGTCCGTTTTTGTTTGATGGTTCTTTGAG GGAAAATCTAGACCCTTTCGGTATAACAACAGATATCAGGATATGGGAAGCTCTTGAAAAATGCCATATGAAGGCAGAGATAGAATCAATAGGAGGACTTGATATCCATGTTAAAGAAAGTGGTGGATCCTTTTCAGTAGGCCAGCGACAACTCCTATGTCTCGCCCGTGCCATCCTAAAATCATCAAAG GTACTTTGTCTTGATGAGTGCACAGCCAATGTTGACAATCAGACAGCATTCCTGTTACAGAATACTATTTCTTCTGAATGCAAAGGCATGACGGTCCTCACCATAGCCCACCGCATTTCAACGGTGATGAAGATGGACAATATTCTAGTTCTTGATCAAGGCAAACTG GTTGAAGAAGGAAACCCAGAGGTTCTTATGAATGACAACAGATCAAGATTCTCACGGTTCGCGAACGCGTCTATGATGTGA
- the LOC125519945 gene encoding uncharacterized protein LOC125519945 yields the protein METAPGSRCRRCLEILCAVLLPPLRVYLRHGFCSMRFLISVLRTIIGYYFCLLFVIQAPVMGYVRNCLTFFCVLLLVAFLNRPSNGDDDDADEDDDSATAASYVLVA from the exons ATGGAGACGGCGCCGGGCTCGCGGTGCCGCCGGTGCCTGGAGATCCTGTGCGCCGTCCTCCTCCCGCCGCTCCGCGTCTACCTCCGCCACGGCTTCTGCTCC ATGCGGTTCTTGATCAGCGTGCTGCGCACCATCATCGGCTACTACTTTTGCCTTCTCTTCGTTATTCAAGCCCCCGTCATGGGTTACGTGCGGAACTGCCTCACCTTCTTCTGCGTCTTGCTCCTCGTCGCATTCCTCAACCGCCCCAGTAATGGCGATGACGACGACGCCGACGAAGACGACgactccgccaccgccgcctcctaCGTCTTGGTCGCCTGA